The bacterium genome includes a window with the following:
- the lysS gene encoding lysine--tRNA ligase, which produces MEERLKKIENLRKMQINPYPYRFDRTHKFSEIKSRFDDLTSSQQAVSIAGRIVAVRGHGKTVFCTLQDETDNLQVYLRQQDLGEKFALFDNFDIGDFIGVKGKVFKTKTGEITIVVEEYLMLSKSLRPLPEKWHGLTDIEIRYRKRYLDLIANPEVKEIFKKRTMVMSLMRKFFDGQGFIEVETPVLQPIYGGAAAQPFKTFYNALDQDMYLRIADELYLKRLIVGGFEKVYEFCKDFRNEGLDRLHNPEFTMLESYQAYTDYEGVLEMVESLFEYLVDNLLPDRTIKFQDKTVIFTRPFKRLKYVDALNQKTGLDILKAASRDIDRVCTGIGLKPETMTPGAKIDKLFSELVQKDITEPTFVIDYPKLISPLAKAHRSDPDVVERFELMMFGSELANAFSELNDPVEQRARFKAQLEQKEEGIGEIDEDFLEALEYGMPPTGGLGIGVDRLCMVLLSQSSLRDVILFPQMRKEL; this is translated from the coding sequence ATGGAAGAACGTCTAAAAAAGATCGAAAACTTAAGAAAAATGCAGATCAATCCTTATCCCTACCGGTTTGACCGAACGCATAAATTTTCCGAAATAAAATCGCGCTTTGATGACCTCACCTCATCCCAGCAGGCCGTTTCGATCGCGGGCAGGATCGTCGCGGTGCGTGGCCACGGTAAGACCGTTTTTTGCACTTTGCAGGATGAAACCGATAATCTCCAGGTATACCTGCGCCAGCAGGACCTGGGCGAGAAGTTCGCCCTTTTCGATAATTTTGATATCGGCGATTTCATCGGCGTGAAAGGCAAAGTATTCAAGACCAAGACGGGTGAAATAACGATCGTGGTCGAAGAGTATCTGATGCTGTCAAAATCGCTGCGTCCCCTGCCGGAAAAATGGCACGGGCTTACGGACATTGAGATCCGTTACCGCAAACGTTACCTTGACCTGATCGCCAACCCTGAGGTCAAGGAGATCTTCAAGAAAAGGACCATGGTCATGTCCTTGATGCGGAAATTTTTCGATGGCCAGGGATTTATCGAGGTCGAAACGCCGGTTTTGCAGCCCATCTACGGCGGGGCCGCGGCACAGCCGTTCAAAACCTTTTATAACGCGCTCGACCAGGATATGTACCTGCGGATCGCCGACGAGCTCTACCTTAAGCGGCTGATCGTGGGCGGATTTGAAAAGGTCTATGAATTCTGCAAGGATTTCAGGAATGAAGGCCTGGACCGGCTCCATAACCCCGAGTTCACAATGCTGGAATCGTACCAGGCATACACCGACTACGAAGGCGTCCTGGAAATGGTGGAATCGCTTTTTGAATACCTGGTCGACAACCTTCTGCCGGACCGGACCATAAAGTTCCAGGATAAAACCGTAATCTTTACCCGGCCGTTCAAACGCCTGAAATATGTCGATGCGCTGAATCAGAAGACCGGTCTTGATATTCTGAAGGCAGCCAGCCGGGACATCGACCGCGTGTGCACGGGTATCGGGCTGAAACCGGAAACCATGACCCCCGGCGCCAAGATCGACAAGCTTTTCAGCGAACTTGTCCAGAAGGACATTACCGAACCGACATTCGTCATTGACTATCCGAAGCTCATTTCGCCGCTGGCAAAAGCGCACCGGAGCGATCCGGATGTTGTCGAGCGCTTTGAATTAATGATGTTCGGATCCGAACTCGCCAACGCTTTTTCCGAGCTCAACGACCCGGTGGAACAGCGCGCGCGGTTCAAGGCACAACTCGAGCAAAAAGAAGAAGGCATCGGCGAGATCGACGAGGATTTCCTGGAAGCCCTGGAATACGGCATGCCGCCGACCGGCGGCCTGGGCATCGGCGTTGACCGCCTTTGCATGGTGCTCCTGAGCCAGTCGTCTTTGCGGGACGTGATCCTGTTCCCCCAGATGCGTAAGGAATTGTGA
- a CDS encoding FtsX-like permease family protein — MNRNIELFVARRYLKAKHGFLSFSAVIAIGGVFVGVSALLITLSIMNGFQNELRRRILGGAPHIIIRKYFNETIENYEPLLDTLSTFKFVQAQAPFILAKSLIRHKANMDGVVIRGVDAEKEKKIVAVGRNIIDGIFDLDKGCVIGIDLAHTLKASVGDTIIITSPFGDQLGLLPRSKKLVLRGIFDLGMYDYNATIVYMNIRDVQSLFELGNTISGIELRVDDVYKTPRYSQIIEKKLGYPYTAQDWIDSNRSVFAALKLEKIVTFIVLALIILVAGFNIIGTLVSIVKKKTKEIGILRSFGFTPAQIMRIFIYQGTIMGVIGTAGGIAFSLLACIVLNQYQFNLPGDVYFIQKLPVEMSAADFFAVSIASCLVSFLATIYPAFKAANLVTVKALRNE; from the coding sequence GTGAACCGGAATATCGAGCTCTTTGTCGCACGCCGCTACCTGAAAGCAAAACATGGATTTTTGTCCTTCTCCGCGGTGATCGCCATTGGCGGCGTTTTCGTCGGCGTCAGCGCGCTGCTGATCACGCTGTCCATCATGAACGGCTTCCAGAACGAGCTCCGGCGCCGGATCCTGGGCGGCGCGCCGCATATCATCATCCGCAAGTACTTCAATGAGACGATCGAAAATTACGAACCGCTGCTTGACACGCTTTCCACGTTCAAGTTCGTGCAGGCGCAGGCGCCATTTATCCTTGCCAAATCGCTCATCCGGCATAAAGCCAACATGGATGGCGTTGTCATCCGGGGCGTCGATGCCGAAAAGGAAAAGAAGATCGTCGCGGTCGGCAGGAATATCATCGACGGGATCTTTGATCTCGATAAGGGGTGCGTGATCGGCATCGACCTTGCCCATACGCTCAAAGCCTCGGTCGGCGACACCATTATCATCACCTCGCCCTTCGGCGATCAGCTCGGCTTGCTGCCCAGGTCCAAGAAGCTGGTTCTCCGCGGCATCTTCGACCTCGGGATGTACGATTACAACGCGACCATCGTGTATATGAATATCCGCGATGTCCAGTCGCTCTTCGAGCTCGGCAACACCATCAGCGGGATCGAGCTTCGCGTCGACGATGTTTACAAAACACCGCGTTACTCCCAGATCATTGAGAAAAAGCTGGGCTACCCGTACACCGCGCAGGACTGGATCGATTCGAACCGCTCCGTGTTCGCGGCGCTGAAACTGGAAAAGATCGTGACCTTCATCGTGCTCGCCCTCATCATTCTGGTCGCTGGTTTCAATATCATCGGTACGCTCGTCAGCATCGTGAAGAAAAAAACAAAAGAGATCGGGATCTTGAGGTCGTTCGGTTTCACGCCGGCCCAGATCATGCGCATCTTCATCTATCAGGGCACGATCATGGGGGTAATCGGCACGGCCGGAGGCATCGCCTTTTCCCTCCTGGCATGCATCGTCCTGAACCAGTACCAGTTCAACCTGCCGGGCGATGTCTACTTCATTCAAAAACTGCCGGTGGAGATGTCGGCTGCGGATTTCTTTGCCGTGTCCATCGCCTCCTGCCTTGTCAGTTTTCTAGCGACAATTTACCCCGCGTTCAAAGCGGCCAACCTTGTCACGGTCAAAGCCCTCAGGAACGAATAG
- a CDS encoding ABC transporter ATP-binding protein, with protein sequence MPVVSAQDIHKTYYLKNETIPVLKGINLSVDAGRFVVIVGPSGSGKSTLLNILGSLDTPDRGKVTLDSIDLFSHNAADLSRIRNEKIGFVFQFHHLLPEFSALENVALPALVNGRNPASAIYEKAQRLLEQLGLGSKRSRLPEEMSGGERQRVAICRALVNNPRVLLADEPTGNLDDENTGKLIGVLTDLKNDGRTIILVTHSLDIAKAGTDVYTLRDGKLFPIKE encoded by the coding sequence ATGCCGGTAGTGTCCGCGCAGGATATCCACAAAACTTATTATCTTAAAAATGAAACTATCCCGGTGCTCAAGGGCATAAACCTGTCGGTGGATGCTGGCCGGTTCGTCGTCATTGTCGGTCCATCCGGCAGCGGCAAATCGACGCTCCTCAATATCCTGGGGAGCCTTGATACGCCGGACCGGGGGAAAGTCACACTCGATTCCATCGACCTGTTCTCCCATAATGCCGCGGATCTGTCCCGGATCAGGAATGAAAAGATCGGCTTCGTTTTCCAGTTTCACCATCTTTTGCCCGAATTCAGCGCCCTGGAAAACGTCGCGCTGCCGGCCCTGGTCAACGGCCGCAACCCCGCTTCTGCCATCTATGAAAAAGCCCAGCGGCTGCTTGAACAACTCGGCCTGGGCAGCAAAAGAAGCAGGCTTCCCGAGGAAATGTCCGGCGGTGAACGCCAGCGCGTCGCGATCTGCCGGGCCCTGGTCAACAACCCGCGCGTGCTGCTTGCCGACGAACCGACCGGCAACCTCGATGACGAGAACACCGGTAAACTGATCGGCGTTCTGACCGATCTAAAGAATGATGGCAGAACGATCATCCTTGTCACGCATTCGCTGGATATTGCCAAGGCCGGCACCGATGTGTATACTTTACGCGATGGAAAACTTTTCCCGATCAAGGAATAA
- a CDS encoding UvrB/UvrC motif-containing protein produces MLCDDCKKKPASIFFKDVVSGKISELRLCLECAQKRGLVASKKMSPIETLQKLLKEKTAQDEQVICPVCCLSLAEFKRVGRFGCSHCIHTFEPHIRHLIKEIQESERHIGRRAKPGEHKGMEIFKLREELKKAIESEAYEEAAKIRDQLKALGINTSDN; encoded by the coding sequence ATGCTCTGCGATGATTGCAAGAAAAAACCGGCATCGATCTTTTTCAAGGACGTCGTATCCGGGAAGATCAGCGAGCTCAGGCTGTGCCTGGAATGCGCGCAAAAACGCGGGCTGGTCGCAAGCAAAAAAATGTCGCCGATCGAAACGCTGCAGAAGCTGCTCAAAGAAAAGACCGCGCAGGACGAGCAGGTCATCTGCCCCGTGTGCTGCCTGTCGCTGGCCGAGTTCAAGCGGGTCGGACGTTTTGGCTGCAGCCATTGCATCCACACGTTCGAACCTCATATCCGGCACCTTATCAAGGAGATCCAGGAAAGCGAGCGGCACATCGGACGCCGGGCCAAGCCGGGCGAACACAAAGGCATGGAGATCTTCAAACTACGCGAGGAACTGAAAAAGGCGATCGAGAGTGAAGCGTACGAAGAAGCGGCCAAGATCCGCGACCAGTTAAAAGCGCTGGGCATAAACACCAGCGATAACTAA
- a CDS encoding protein arginine kinase, translating to MLNNIRWLVPGNGITHSHEEREIVVSSRIRIARNLESLPFEIKMKPRDNDRLLELVNNIIKSNATGQYLYMQKISPLERESLLESHLISPVFLKANRPSAVFLNETGTISIMVNEEDHLRIQGLSYGLDLLNISSEVFKIEEILGENLGFAFHETYGYLTSCPTNIGTGMRASVLFHLPGLVFTNEIDKILKGAVNLGMAVRGIYGEGTEIKGNLFQISNQHTLGLKEEDLIESLTKFTHMIIDVERKTRDAILAKARFEFEDKVLRSLAILKYAKILSTDEVLNLLSAVRLGIGTGVITDISIDTVNEIMLISRPGNLQMHYGEILEEHERDIKRAEFIRNRLSPTA from the coding sequence ATGCTAAACAACATCCGCTGGCTCGTTCCCGGCAACGGCATAACCCACAGCCACGAAGAACGGGAGATCGTAGTATCATCCCGCATCCGGATCGCACGCAACCTCGAAAGCCTGCCTTTTGAGATAAAAATGAAACCGCGGGACAACGACCGGCTGCTGGAGCTCGTTAACAATATCATCAAGTCCAACGCCACCGGTCAGTACCTTTACATGCAAAAGATATCGCCATTGGAACGGGAATCCCTGCTTGAAAGTCATCTTATCTCACCGGTATTCTTGAAAGCGAACCGTCCATCCGCCGTTTTCCTGAATGAAACCGGCACTATCTCCATCATGGTCAATGAGGAAGACCATCTGCGCATCCAGGGCCTGTCGTACGGGCTGGATCTGCTCAATATATCAAGCGAAGTTTTCAAGATCGAAGAGATCCTGGGCGAAAACCTGGGGTTCGCGTTCCATGAAACCTACGGCTACCTGACAAGCTGCCCCACCAATATCGGCACGGGCATGCGCGCGTCAGTGCTTTTCCACCTGCCCGGGCTTGTCTTCACGAACGAGATCGATAAGATCCTCAAGGGCGCGGTTAACCTGGGCATGGCCGTGCGGGGTATCTACGGGGAAGGCACCGAGATCAAGGGCAACCTGTTCCAGATTTCGAACCAGCACACACTGGGCTTGAAAGAAGAAGACCTGATCGAATCGCTGACAAAATTCACCCACATGATCATCGATGTCGAGAGAAAGACCCGCGACGCGATCCTTGCCAAGGCCCGTTTTGAGTTCGAGGACAAGGTCCTGCGCAGCCTTGCCATTTTAAAATATGCAAAAATCCTGAGCACGGACGAGGTGCTGAACTTGCTTTCAGCGGTCCGGCTCGGTATCGGTACGGGCGTCATCACCGACATCAGCATCGATACGGTCAATGAGATAATGCTTATTTCGAGACCAGGGAACCTCCAGATGCATTATGGTGAGATCCTTGAAGAGCATGAACGTGATATCAAAAGGGCTGAATTCATCCGTAACCGGCTCAGCCCGACCGCTTAA
- a CDS encoding tetratricopeptide repeat protein, which yields MGPDRQRFLSRRVLYLMALVFVAAFAVRLVYLTEISRAPYFDDPAGDSRVLLDQALDILKGHLLGEGVYFYSSPPYPYFIAAVLALAGRSFFILGLIQIVIGSLNCLLIFMLAWKVTDGRTGYALIAGILSVLYGLLVFFDADMLMIFVTLVFVDLCLLFLTAYDRSSRGWHALAAGACLGAAALDRTNILLFLPVALWFVAGRFSTKLSAWKWKPAILLLAGAIGLILPFTVRNALKGHDFMLVSSNAGVNLFIGNNPQAVGAFYLPPGSGLSNYDLGGSASAAAEAQTGRALKPSGVSSFWASKAFSFILHHPGRALGLLWRKITLFWNSYEIPNNLDFYFIRAHYAPVLKITLIGFWLIGPLALTGILMRIVRGLKTAEKLLLAFLITYMLSVVVFFVTERYRVPVVPVLIVFTVLGARDFLELVRARSYRTLGLAIVVLAACFALVNWPRIQFDYERMRSIIGSRYLTRALEDPGSREQDLKAAIVELKWALELDPADPYARYELARAYASLGYFSGAIQQLEFVLKIDPQRKPAAEALEAMRLKFRTTGDLVGPGSIPLTPYEKGFELENKHLYVPAQIAYREAINDEPCHVQAYNNLGRLLFQLGRSDQALSVLSAGLRKIPNSVVLLYDLGIVYFKTGQRGRARQSWQRCLEIEPDNTYAKEAIRMLGESH from the coding sequence ATGGGACCTGATCGACAGCGGTTTTTGTCACGCCGGGTGCTTTATTTAATGGCGCTGGTATTCGTTGCCGCTTTTGCCGTGCGACTGGTTTATTTAACCGAAATTTCCAGGGCACCGTACTTTGACGATCCGGCGGGCGATTCCCGTGTTCTTTTAGACCAGGCGCTGGATATTTTAAAAGGGCATCTCCTGGGCGAAGGAGTATATTTCTACAGTTCTCCGCCATACCCATATTTCATTGCCGCGGTCCTCGCGCTTGCAGGCAGGAGTTTTTTCATCCTGGGTTTGATCCAGATCGTGATCGGTTCCCTGAATTGTCTTCTGATCTTCATGCTGGCATGGAAGGTCACGGACGGCAGGACTGGTTACGCGCTGATCGCCGGAATTTTATCCGTACTTTACGGTCTGCTTGTTTTCTTCGACGCCGATATGCTCATGATCTTTGTGACGCTCGTATTTGTTGATCTGTGCCTGTTGTTCCTGACCGCATATGACCGGTCATCAAGGGGCTGGCACGCACTTGCCGCGGGCGCATGTTTAGGCGCAGCCGCGCTGGACCGTACTAATATCCTTCTTTTCCTGCCCGTGGCGTTATGGTTCGTGGCTGGAAGGTTTTCAACAAAATTATCCGCCTGGAAATGGAAGCCGGCCATCTTACTACTCGCCGGCGCGATAGGTTTGATCCTGCCCTTTACAGTCCGGAACGCGCTGAAGGGACATGATTTCATGCTGGTTTCGTCGAACGCCGGGGTAAATCTTTTTATCGGCAACAACCCGCAGGCGGTCGGCGCCTTTTACCTGCCGCCGGGGTCCGGATTGTCGAATTATGACCTTGGAGGATCGGCCAGCGCAGCCGCTGAAGCGCAAACCGGCCGGGCGCTTAAACCATCCGGGGTGTCGTCGTTCTGGGCATCAAAAGCATTTTCCTTCATCCTTCACCATCCGGGCCGGGCGCTCGGATTGTTATGGCGTAAGATCACTTTGTTCTGGAACTCATATGAAATACCCAATAATCTTGATTTCTATTTCATCCGCGCTCATTATGCGCCGGTTTTAAAGATCACGCTCATCGGTTTCTGGCTGATCGGTCCACTGGCGCTGACGGGTATTCTCATGCGGATAGTCCGGGGCCTGAAGACCGCAGAGAAGCTTTTACTCGCCTTTTTGATCACTTACATGCTGTCGGTGGTTGTATTCTTTGTCACCGAACGTTACCGCGTGCCGGTCGTGCCAGTCCTTATCGTATTTACGGTGCTGGGAGCGCGCGACTTCCTGGAGCTTGTCCGTGCCCGTTCTTACCGAACGCTGGGACTTGCCATAGTGGTGCTGGCGGCGTGTTTTGCACTGGTCAACTGGCCGCGGATCCAGTTTGATTATGAAAGAATGAGGAGCATCATCGGCTCGCGGTACCTCACCAGAGCGCTTGAGGATCCTGGGTCGCGGGAACAAGACCTGAAAGCAGCCATTGTTGAACTGAAATGGGCGCTCGAACTTGATCCCGCCGACCCGTACGCGCGTTATGAACTTGCACGGGCTTACGCAAGCCTGGGGTATTTTTCGGGCGCCATCCAGCAGCTTGAGTTCGTGCTCAAGATCGATCCTCAAAGAAAGCCGGCGGCAGAAGCGTTGGAAGCGATGCGGTTAAAGTTTCGCACGACCGGCGATCTAGTCGGTCCGGGATCGATCCCCCTGACGCCCTATGAAAAAGGTTTTGAACTGGAGAACAAACATTTATACGTACCGGCGCAGATAGCATACCGGGAGGCGATCAACGATGAACCATGCCATGTCCAGGCTTATAATAACCTGGGGCGGCTTTTATTCCAGCTCGGTAGATCTGATCAGGCGCTCAGCGTGCTGTCCGCCGGGCTGAGGAAGATCCCCAACAGCGTTGTCCTGTTGTATGATCTGGGTATTGTTTACTTCAAGACCGGTCAGCGCGGCCGGGCACGGCAGTCATGGCAGCGCTGTCTGGAAATTGAACCGGACAACACTTACGCTAAGGAAGCAATACGGATGCTGGGGGAATCCCATTAG
- the tilS gene encoding tRNA lysidine(34) synthetase TilS, producing MVDRTVRDERMLSRAKKILIAFSAGPDSVCLLDALHRLYGHKVAMSLVYLDHGLRSERAISREKKLARHYAHIYGIPGKVIRIKVDAGKGRLGIEGEARESRYQALIRRARAVKADRIALGHNLDDVVETFFLNILRGSGATGLMAIPAVRLPFIRPLIAVRKRDIIVYLRQNKLRSATDRSNRRLSFRRNFLRHKVIPLLETINPRLHEHIRNQIELLRRDEAYFQQKAESALKRVVTQHQSGAALDTSRLMRYTMPVRSRALRLVIKSLCGDLAGYESKHIDAIAGLIAKESGKKIILPKGMYAQRDHGLIVIGRAGQNRAFERTLGLRGKILLPGGCRIKSRTVRHYDLSKRIAGNEVFDLDKLALPMVVRSRRPGDVLEGARGRIALKKILSAARVPQDRRPGIIVLADQKGILWIPGVKRAVRAYIGRTTKRFLLVTCECLDQRGRCNKKSQGYRSADQQ from the coding sequence ATGGTGGATCGAACAGTGCGGGATGAACGCATGCTGTCGCGAGCTAAAAAGATCCTGATCGCGTTCTCAGCGGGCCCTGATTCGGTCTGCCTGCTCGATGCTCTGCACCGGCTGTACGGTCATAAGGTCGCAATGTCGCTGGTCTACCTTGACCATGGTCTGCGGTCGGAACGGGCTATCAGCCGCGAAAAAAAGCTGGCCCGGCACTACGCGCATATCTACGGCATACCCGGCAAGGTCATCCGCATCAAGGTCGACGCCGGCAAGGGCCGGCTGGGGATCGAGGGCGAGGCCCGCGAATCCCGGTACCAGGCCCTGATCCGGCGCGCGCGCGCGGTTAAAGCCGACCGGATCGCCCTGGGACACAACCTTGATGACGTCGTGGAGACATTTTTTCTTAATATTTTACGGGGCAGCGGCGCAACCGGCCTGATGGCGATACCAGCGGTCCGGTTGCCGTTCATCCGGCCCCTTATCGCCGTACGCAAAAGGGATATCATCGTTTATCTCCGGCAGAATAAACTGCGATCCGCGACCGATCGGTCCAACCGCCGCCTGTCGTTTCGCCGCAATTTCCTTCGCCACAAGGTCATCCCGCTGCTGGAAACCATCAACCCGCGACTGCATGAGCATATCCGCAACCAGATCGAACTACTGCGGCGCGATGAAGCATATTTTCAGCAAAAAGCCGAATCGGCGCTAAAACGCGTCGTCACGCAGCACCAAAGCGGTGCTGCCCTTGACACCAGCCGGCTTATGCGTTATACTATGCCAGTGCGTAGTCGGGCGCTCCGCCTTGTGATCAAGTCACTCTGCGGGGACCTTGCGGGTTACGAGAGTAAACACATTGACGCGATTGCCGGTCTAATTGCTAAAGAGAGCGGCAAAAAGATAATTCTGCCGAAAGGCATGTACGCCCAGCGCGATCATGGTCTTATCGTGATCGGCAGGGCTGGTCAAAACCGGGCATTTGAAAGGACACTGGGCCTGCGCGGAAAAATCCTACTGCCCGGCGGATGCCGGATCAAGTCGCGGACCGTACGGCATTACGATCTTTCAAAACGCATTGCCGGAAACGAGGTATTTGACCTCGACAAGCTGGCGTTGCCAATGGTGGTCAGGAGTAGAAGACCGGGTGACGTGCTTGAAGGAGCGCGCGGCAGGATCGCGCTGAAAAAGATCTTGAGCGCGGCCCGCGTGCCCCAGGACCGACGGCCGGGGATCATTGTACTGGCCGACCAGAAAGGGATCCTCTGGATACCGGGCGTCAAGCGTGCAGTCCGGGCGTACATTGGGAGAACAACAAAACGTTTTCTACTGGTGACTTGTGAATGTCTTGATCAAAGAGGAAGATGTAATAAAAAAAGTCAAGGATATCGGAGCGCTGATCAACAGTGA
- the hpt gene encoding hypoxanthine phosphoribosyltransferase — protein MNVLIKEEDVIKKVKDIGALINSDYRGKNPVLIGVLKGAFVFLADLLRELEIPHELDFLAISSYSGKTSRGIVKISADLSINIEDRDVILVEDIVDTGCTLHYILENLKTRQPRSLAVCALLNKKENRRTEIPLTYVGFTIPSVFVVGYGLDYENQYRNLRYIGVYDG, from the coding sequence GTGAATGTCTTGATCAAAGAGGAAGATGTAATAAAAAAAGTCAAGGATATCGGAGCGCTGATCAACAGTGATTACCGGGGTAAGAACCCCGTGCTCATTGGTGTACTCAAGGGCGCGTTCGTATTTCTCGCGGACCTGCTCAGGGAGCTGGAAATACCGCATGAGCTCGATTTTCTGGCGATCTCAAGCTACAGCGGCAAGACCTCGCGGGGGATCGTTAAGATCAGCGCCGATCTGTCCATTAATATCGAGGACCGGGATGTCATCCTGGTCGAGGATATCGTGGACACGGGATGCACGCTTCATTACATCCTTGAGAATTTGAAGACGCGCCAGCCACGCAGCCTGGCCGTATGCGCATTGCTGAATAAAAAGGAGAACCGGCGGACCGAGATACCCCTGACCTACGTGGGGTTCACCATCCCGTCGGTCTTCGTCGTGGGATATGGGCTTGATTATGAAAATCAATACCGGAATTTACGGTATATAGGAGTGTATGATGGCTAA
- the ftsH gene encoding ATP-dependent zinc metalloprotease FtsH — translation MANKPPTRTRALQTVILWTVLIIVVWIGVQYLLSRSEKAADIPYSKFIQELRSKNIGKVMITERSIKGTFKNMLQIDKGTFTEFVTLMPFEDTKLTDELLKGNVEIVAKQKSSWFEIVAGIIPWLLVIAIWVIFLRQMQSGQNRALGFGRSRAKIMLENKPSATFNDVAGVEEAKQELQEVIEFLKEPRKFTRLGGRIPKGVLLLGPPGTGKTLMARAVAGEAGVPFISISGSDFVEMFVGVGASRVRDLFEQAKRNSPCIVFIDEIDAVGRLRGAGLGGGHDEREQTLNQLLVEMDGFVVNEGIILMAATNRPDILDPALLRPGRFDRVVVLDRPDIRGRQGILKVHTRKIPLDTDVDLDVLARGTPGFSGADLANMCNEAALLAARRNKQKISMAEFEDAKDKILMGVERKSLIISDDEKKLTACHECGHVFVSKFLPGMDPIHKVTIIPRGMALGVTQALPIDERRTYSKTYCFNQLAYMLGGRVAEKLILGDLSTGSGNDIEKATKLARKMVCEWGMSDKLGPLTYGEKQEEIFLGREIGMHRDYSEQTAREIDEEVKKLVERSETIAEQIISKNIEKLKTLAAKLLEKEIMTGEEIDQILFDKDKKTGIHDVSA, via the coding sequence ATGGCTAATAAACCGCCCACACGGACAAGGGCTCTGCAAACAGTGATCTTATGGACGGTCCTGATCATTGTCGTCTGGATCGGCGTCCAGTATCTGCTATCCCGGAGCGAAAAGGCTGCTGATATACCGTATTCCAAATTCATCCAGGAACTCAGAAGTAAGAACATAGGCAAGGTCATGATCACCGAGCGGTCGATCAAAGGGACGTTCAAAAACATGCTCCAGATCGACAAAGGAACGTTCACCGAATTTGTAACGCTCATGCCGTTCGAAGATACCAAGCTCACGGATGAGCTGCTCAAGGGCAATGTCGAGATCGTGGCCAAGCAGAAGTCCTCATGGTTCGAGATCGTCGCCGGCATAATCCCCTGGCTTTTGGTCATCGCCATCTGGGTCATTTTCTTAAGGCAGATGCAGTCGGGGCAGAACCGGGCGCTTGGTTTCGGGCGGAGCCGGGCCAAGATCATGTTGGAGAACAAGCCGTCCGCCACGTTCAACGATGTCGCGGGTGTCGAAGAGGCGAAGCAGGAGCTGCAGGAAGTCATAGAATTTTTAAAGGAACCGCGCAAATTCACCAGGCTGGGCGGCCGCATCCCGAAAGGCGTGCTCCTTCTCGGTCCACCCGGCACGGGTAAAACCCTCATGGCACGCGCGGTTGCCGGTGAAGCCGGCGTCCCATTCATATCGATCAGCGGTTCGGATTTCGTAGAGATGTTCGTAGGCGTGGGCGCTTCGCGGGTTCGCGACCTTTTTGAACAGGCCAAAAGGAATTCGCCCTGCATCGTGTTCATCGACGAGATCGATGCGGTCGGCCGGCTGCGTGGGGCCGGTCTCGGCGGCGGGCACGACGAAAGAGAGCAGACGCTAAACCAGCTCCTGGTCGAGATGGACGGCTTTGTGGTCAACGAAGGCATAATCCTGATGGCGGCCACGAACCGCCCTGATATCCTTGATCCCGCGCTCTTGAGACCCGGGCGCTTTGACCGCGTGGTCGTGCTTGACCGGCCTGATATCCGCGGTCGTCAGGGGATACTGAAAGTCCACACGCGCAAGATCCCGCTTGATACCGACGTGGACCTTGACGTCCTGGCGCGCGGCACACCTGGATTTTCCGGCGCCGACCTTGCGAACATGTGCAACGAAGCGGCTCTACTGGCGGCGCGGCGCAACAAGCAGAAAATCTCCATGGCCGAGTTCGAGGATGCCAAGGACAAGATCCTCATGGGCGTTGAACGCAAGAGCCTGATCATCTCCGATGACGAGAAAAAGCTGACCGCATGCCACGAATGCGGGCACGTGTTCGTGTCGAAATTCCTCCCGGGCATGGACCCGATCCACAAGGTCACCATTATCCCTCGCGGCATGGCCCTCGGCGTGACACAGGCCCTGCCCATTGACGAACGGCGCACCTATTCGAAGACCTATTGTTTCAACCAGCTCGCCTATATGCTGGGCGGCCGGGTCGCCGAGAAATTGATCCTGGGCGATCTATCGACCGGCTCAGGCAATGACATCGAAAAAGCGACCAAACTTGCCCGCAAAATGGTATGCGAATGGGGTATGAGCGATAAGCTGGGGCCTCTGACCTATGGCGAAAAACAGGAAGAGATATTTCTGGGCCGCGAGATCGGCATGCACCGCGATTATTCAGAGCAAACCGCCCGGGAGATCGACGAGGAAGTGAAAAAATTAGTGGAAAGATCCGAAACGATCGCCGAGCAGATAATTTCCAAAAATATCGAGAAACTCAAAACGCTGGCCGCAAAACTGCTCGAGAAAGAGATCATGACCGGCGAAGAAATCGACCAGATTCTCTTTGATAAAGATAAAAAAACCGGGATCCACGACGTTAGCGCGTAA